Below is a genomic region from Pseudomonas frederiksbergensis.
CCACCAGCCCCAATGGCCAGCACTTCTACGTGCGCCAGCTACGGGACATGAAAATATCGGCGGAGCTGGAAACCTTCGATGCCGAAACTTTTTCCGCGTATGGCCACATCTGTGGCAAAGCCCTGGCTCGAGCCCACGCCAAAGCCAGCGGGCAAGCGGCGCAGATCAGCGGTTACATAGGCAAGAGCGACGTCATGGCCGATGCACTGTTCAAGTACGCCAAGGCCTACTCCGACCAGAACAAGCGCGACTTCGAACGCTTTCAACAGGCCTGCCGCAAAGGCAAGCTACAGGCCCGCTCGGAAGCCGACTTTGCCGCGGATCATCTGCCGTAGACACACTCGTCATATGATGCAAAGGGTGACCAACCCGGTTCTGCCGAGCTTTAAACCGGTCATCCTTGTCAATAATGTTTCCAATTCACATTTTGTTAAGAAGTGGCCTCGTATACTTCCGAGTCCTGTTTTAATCTCGGCCCTCATCCTTCGGTAGCCTGATGCCTATGTCACGCCCTGCCCCACTCCTGTTGTTACTCACTTGCCTGCTGTTCTTCTTCGCCCTCGGCAATCACCAGTTGCAAGGTTCCACCGAACCCCGGGTTGCCGGGATTGCGATGGAAATGCACCTGGATAACGACTGGGTGACGCCGCGTCTGTTCGGTCAGCCCTTTCTCGAGAAACCGCCGCTGAGCCTTTGGCTCGATGCCGGGGCGATCCGTGCGTTTGGTGGCACACCATTGGCGGTGCGCCTGGCCTCGGCCTTCGCCGGGTTGTTCAGCGTGATGCTGCTGTACAGCATGCTGCGCCGATTCGGCCGTCCAACGACCATCGCCTGGGTCGCCGGGATCATGCTGGCAACCATGGCCAGTTACTGGGGCAACGTTCGCGGTGTTGGCGAAGACGCATTGCTGAGCCTCGGCGTCACCCTGGCGCTGCTGTCGTTCTATCAGGCCCATCGCCAACAGGCCGAACAGCGTGGCGCCATGGGTAGCTGGCTGCTGTTCGCTGTCGGCATCGCCATCGCCACGTTGAGCAAAGGCGTGCTCGGTCTGGCAATGCCGGGCGTGGTGATCTTCGCCTATCTGCTGGCCGAAAGCCTGATCGATAAACGCTTCAGCCTGCCGCGCTGGATGGGGCCTGCACTGGCGACCCTCCTCGGGCTGATCCCTTTGGTGATCTGGCTATTTATGCTCTATCAGCGCGGTGGTTCGCAGGCGCTGGCCGAGGTATTGCTGACCAACAGCATCGGGCGCTTCGACGGTTCGTTCGTTGAAGCGGGTCACTACGAGCCGTTCTATTACTACCTGGCCAAACTGCCGGAAGCCTTCCTGCCGTGGAACATCCTGGTATACCTGGGGTTGTGGCATTTCCGTAAGAGCCTGGCGAACAATCGCTACCTGCTGTTCTTTACGCTGTGGCTGCTCGCCCAGTTCTTAATGGTGAGCCTCGCGTCGAGCAAGCGCACGGTGTACCTGATGTCGCTGACACCGGCCGCCGCCGTACTGGCCGCGGAATATGCGGCCGTGCTGTACGAGCGCTTACGCCAGCACACCGAAGCATCAACGTTGCTCGGCAAAATCGCCCGCAATCGTCGCGGTATCGCGATCGGTATCATCAGCGTGCTGATCGTCAGTTATCTGGCCGCTGCCCAATGGGTCGTCCCGCGTGCCGACCGCAAATTGTCGTTCCTGCCATTGACTGAGCAAATCCAGACCATGCAAGCCAACGGCCAGGAAGTGGCGCTGTATCAGGCGAACGAACGGACCGCTGGGGCAACGGTGTTCTACACCCATACCCTGCTCAAGGACTTGCAGACCGAAGCCGAGCTGACGGCGTTTCTCGCAGCCTCTCCCACGCATGTGGCGCTGATTGCCAGCGAGACTGAACCCAAGGCACCGTTGAAGGTTCTCAAGCAAATGCTGGTGGGACGTCAGGATTACTATTTCGTCGCGCACTAAAACGGCCAGCAAAAAAAACGGCACCTGATGCAGGTGCCGTTTTTTATTGTCTGGCGAAAGTGCCCAGGGAGAATCAACCCGTCAGGCTATTTGATATCGACCGATTGCCAATCAGAGGCTTCGATGAGCCCAAGTCGCTTCGGGTTGGTTTGCGCGGTATCAACCGTAAAAAACAGTGACGCACCATACCCCGGGGTCGGCGATGTCGGCAGCTTCAGTTCTTTTTCCAGTTGCGCCATGCACTCGCTGTGGGTGACCAGCACCAGGTTACGACCGGCGACCTTGTGCGCAAGCACGTCACGCAGCATCGTGCCTTTGCAGTTGAAGAGCCAATCCTGGGCGCTGCCGAGTGTGTTGAACATGTAGTGCGACGTTTGCACGGTCCGCGTCAACGGACTGTTGTAGATATCGGCGTTAGTCAGGCCCAGGTGGGCGAATTGCGAACCAATCCCGACAGCTACCGCACGCGCGCGCTCGGTAATGCCATCGGCACTGTCCAGGCAAGGGGCACTGGAGTGGTCGCATCGCTCAACATGACGGATCAGCACAATCGTATCGCCCTTGGCCCAACTGGCCGCCAAGGCCTTGTCCCCGGAAAAGTTGCCGTGGGCCAGGTCTGCCGGGCCGACGGGACGGAGCAGCCAGACCGTCAGCGCGATAACAAAGAGTGCCGCCAGTAACACAATGGCAATCCTTTTAACGCGAGTGAGCCCACCCACATTCAGTGAACGCTTGATACCCACAAGACCGCGTCTTGACTCCACCTTCAAACCACCTCTGACGCTCGAATGCCCGATTGTACGACGGACTTTAAACGTCGACGCATAAGTACCCAGTGAAACGAATGTGAAAAAATGTTCAACCGATGAGCATACCCCGTATTTTCTCGTTACAAAAAACGTTTCAGCTATGGCGTCTGCCGCCGATACCCCCCTACGAACTCAATTCTGCTGGCCTCTAAAAAAAACAATCTTCCAGCCAACTGACGATCAAGAAGCGCAACGTTCCTGGAGGAATTTTTGATGAATAGCTGGTTCGCCAACATCAGCGTCAACCTGAAACTGGGCCTGGGTTTCGGCCTGGTGCTGGCCCTTACGTGCATTCTCGCCCTGACCAGCTGGACCAGCCTGAGTGGGCTGATCGACCGCAGCAACTGGATGAGCGATATCACTCAGCTCAACGCGGGTCTGACCAAACTGCGGGTTACCCGTTTGCAGTATATGCTGGCCGGCGGCGACGAAACCGTGGCGCAGACCGTGCAAACTGCCCTCGACGGCTTCAAGGCCCAGCAGCAAAAACTGCTGTCGAGCCTCAAGAGCCCGGAAAACCTCAAACTGCTCAATGAGCAGGGCACGGTCATCGATGCCTACCAGCAATCGTTGAACAAAATGCGCAACGCCTATCGGACCGTGAGCAACGAGCGTCAGACCATGGGTGAGAATGCCGAAAGCGCCAACACGCTGATCAGTGACATCGACACCCGCGTGCGCCAGATGCCCTTGAGCGATCAACGCTTCGAGCAGTTCCTGGCCATTACCGGGGCCAAGGAACAGTTTCAGCTCGCCCGCTACGAAGTTCGCGGTTACATCGATGACAGCAATCCGACCACCGAGCAAAAAGCCATCGCCCAACTGGACGCGGCCATCGCCAGCCTGAAAACACTCAACACGCATTTCGCCGACACCCAGCAAGATGCATTGCGTCAGCTGCAAAGCGCACTGCTCAATTACCGCAGCGCATTGCAGGCCTACAAAGCGGCCAACAGCGACGCGGTCCAGGCTCGCCAGGAAATGACCGTCCAGGGCAATGACATCGTTGCGCGCAGTGACGCGCTGTATCAGATCCAGCTTGATCGCCGTGATATCGAAAGCACCCAGGCACGCACCCTGCAACTGATCAGCACGCTACTGGCGTTGCTGGTCGGCGTAGTCGCGGCCGTGACCATCACCCGGCAGATCACCCGCCCACTGCGCGAAACCCTGGCTGTGGTCGAGCGTATCGCCGGTGGCGACCTGACCCATGACGTCCACGTCACCCGTCGTGACGAACTTGGCGTGTTGCAGCAAGGCATCGCACGGATGGGCGTCACCCTGCGCGACTTGATCAGCGGCATCCGTGATGGCGTCACACAGATCGCCAGCGCCGCTGAAGAGCTGTCGGCCGTGACTGAAGAAACCAGTGCCGGGGTCAACAGCCAGAAGATCGAAACCGATCAGGTCGCCACCGCCATGCACGAAATGACGGCCACGGTGCAGGAAGTTGCACGCAACGCGGAAGAAGCGTCGCAAGCGGCAGCAGCGGCTGACGGTGAAGCCCGCGAAGGCGATAAAGTGGTCAACGAAGCGATCGCGCAGATCGAACGTCTGGCCAGCGAAGTGGTGCGTTCCACCGAAGCCATGACCGTGCTGCAACAGGAAAGCGACAAAATTGGCAGCGTCATGGACGTGATCAAGGCCGTCGCCGAACAGACCAATCTGCTGGCGCTCAATGCTGCCATCGAAGCGGCGCGCGCCGGTGAAGCCGGCCGCGGTTTCGCCGTGGTCGCTGACGAAGTGCGTGGCCTGGCCCAACGCACGCAGAAATCTACTGAAGAAATCGAAGGTCTGGTCGCCGGCCTGCAGAACGGCACCCAGCAAGTGGCCGCAGTGATGAACAATAGCCGCAGTCTGACCAACAGCAGTGTCGAGCTGACCCGCAAGGCCGGCGTGTCACTGGAAAACATCACCCGCACAGTGTCGAACATTCAGTCGATGAACCAGCAGATCGCCGCCGCTGCCGAGCAGCAAAGTGCGGTGGCCGAAGAGATCAGCCGCAGCATTATCAACGTGCGCGACGTCTCCGAGCAGACCGCCGCCGCCAGTGATGAAACCGCCGCGTCCAGCGTTGAACTGGCACGGTTGGGCAATCAGTTGCAGATGATGGTGAGTCACTTCAGGGTGTGATCGTTCACATTGCGCAAACCGGCTCTCACGCATTTGCAGGAGCGGCCGGGCGGCGTTCTGTTTACCAGCAATGGCGTCTGATCGCCATCGCTGGCAAGCCATGCATCTACAGGTGAGCGGTCTCAAACACTGATCGCATTGGTAAACACCAACCGATTGCCGAACGGATCACTGATGGTCATGTCCTGGCTCCCCCAGGGCATGGCCTGAATCTGTGGATGAGCAAAGCGGTATTGCTTGGTCAGCAATTGCTCCTGGAATACTTCCAGCTCATCAGTCTCGATGCGCAGCGCCGAACCCGGCGTAGCGTCGCCGTGATGCTCGGACAGGTGCAGCACGCATTCACCTCGCGACACCTGCATGTAGAGCGGGAAGTTCGCCTCGAAACGGTGCTGCCAGTCGAGCGTGAAACCGAGGAAGTCGACGTAGAATTCCAGCGCCTTGGCTTCATCGAAGATCCGCAGGATCGGGGTGGTTTTACCGAAGCTCATTGCACTTCTCCCAAACTGAAAGGCCGCACTATAGGTGGGTTGCATGACAGCGCTTCGGCTTGGGGGAGCCTTTCTTTAATTGCACAGTGCCACTGTGAGACCTGGATCAAAAGATCGTCAACAATCAATGAAAGCCTGTACGCAAATCCCCTTCTCGCGCTAGAAAACGCCCAGCCCTGCTGTTGCTCGCCCTGCCCTCGCGGTAACTCAAGACCCCATTGACCCACACCCCGTCAATGCCTTCGGCCGAACGTTGCGGGTCGTTGAAATCCGCCACGTCGCGTACGCGCAACGGGTCGAACAGCACCAGATCCGCCCAATGCCCTTCGCATATTTCACCGCGTTCTTTCAGGCCGAAACGCGCCGCCGACAGCCCGGTCATTTTGTGCACCGCCGTGTGCAGCGGAAATAGCCCGAGATCCCGACTGAAGTGCCCAAGCACCCGTGGAAACGCGCCCCACAAACGCGGGTGAGGGAACGGGTCCTCGGGCAAACCGTCGGAGCCGATCATCGATAACGGATGGGCCAGAATGCGCCGCACATCCGCCTCGTCCATGCCGTAATACACCGCCCCGGCCGGTTGCAGTCGACGGGCCGTGTCCAGCAGCGGCACACCCCACTCGGCGGCAAT
It encodes:
- a CDS encoding methyl-accepting chemotaxis protein, giving the protein MHEMTATVQEVARNAEEASQAAAAADGEAREGDKVVNEAIAQIERLASEVVRSTEAMTVLQQESDKIGSVMDVIKAVAEQTNLLALNAAIEAARAGEAGRGFAVVADEVRGLAQRTQKSTEEIEGLVAGLQNGTQQVAAVMNNSRSLTNSSVELTRKAGVSLENITRTVSNIQSMNQQIAAAAEQQSAVAEEISRSIINVRDVSEQTAAASDETAASSVELARLGNQLQMMVSHFRV
- a CDS encoding ArnT family glycosyltransferase, producing MSRPAPLLLLLTCLLFFFALGNHQLQGSTEPRVAGIAMEMHLDNDWVTPRLFGQPFLEKPPLSLWLDAGAIRAFGGTPLAVRLASAFAGLFSVMLLYSMLRRFGRPTTIAWVAGIMLATMASYWGNVRGVGEDALLSLGVTLALLSFYQAHRQQAEQRGAMGSWLLFAVGIAIATLSKGVLGLAMPGVVIFAYLLAESLIDKRFSLPRWMGPALATLLGLIPLVIWLFMLYQRGGSQALAEVLLTNSIGRFDGSFVEAGHYEPFYYYLAKLPEAFLPWNILVYLGLWHFRKSLANNRYLLFFTLWLLAQFLMVSLASSKRTVYLMSLTPAAAVLAAEYAAVLYERLRQHTEASTLLGKIARNRRGIAIGIISVLIVSYLAAAQWVVPRADRKLSFLPLTEQIQTMQANGQEVALYQANERTAGATVFYTHTLLKDLQTEAELTAFLAASPTHVALIASETEPKAPLKVLKQMLVGRQDYYFVAH
- a CDS encoding glyoxalase superfamily protein — translated: MSFGKTTPILRIFDEAKALEFYVDFLGFTLDWQHRFEANFPLYMQVSRGECVLHLSEHHGDATPGSALRIETDELEVFQEQLLTKQYRFAHPQIQAMPWGSQDMTISDPFGNRLVFTNAISV
- a CDS encoding histidine phosphatase family protein, coding for MESRRGLVGIKRSLNVGGLTRVKRIAIVLLAALFVIALTVWLLRPVGPADLAHGNFSGDKALAASWAKGDTIVLIRHVERCDHSSAPCLDSADGITERARAVAVGIGSQFAHLGLTNADIYNSPLTRTVQTSHYMFNTLGSAQDWLFNCKGTMLRDVLAHKVAGRNLVLVTHSECMAQLEKELKLPTSPTPGYGASLFFTVDTAQTNPKRLGLIEASDWQSVDIK